The genomic interval ATGACCTCGGCGGGGGTGAGTTCGACGTCGTCCAAATCGCTACGGGTGAGTACGTGCATGGCTTGGGTCATGGAACTCCGATGTCGTGCGGACGCACGGCGGGCGAGCAGCCCGCCGTCGCACCATCGTAGTTCTTACTGACAATGATTGTCAGTACCATCGTGATCTACGGCATATGCCGCACCATGGCTACCCGGCCGATGTGTTCGTTCCGTTGGGCTCCGAACCCTTTGCCGCCGACCATGATTCGACGACAGCGCCGATCTGGGTGAGCAGCGCGGACACCGTCGAGAAGTCCCCGCCGATTTGATAGGACTTCAGTTCCGCGGGCTTGGGCAGCTTCGCGACGATGTCCGGGAGCCCGTCGACGAGTCGCGCCTGGAGGTTGGCCGCGTTCTGCGTGTTCGCGGTGTCCACCCGGACCCGTTCCCGCTCCAGGGCGAGCAGTTCCGCGTTGTGCCGGGCCTGCGATTCGGCCGCGGCACCGGCGAGCTTGCCGTCGAGCTCCTGACTCTGCAGTTCCAATCGCCGCCGCAGATTTTCGACTTTCTGGTCGTGCTGTTCACGCTCCAGGCGCAGCGCGTGCAGCGCCGTCTCCTGCGCGAGGTCGGCGATCGCGCGCTGATCGTCGTGTTCGCGGGTGGTCCGGCGCAACTGTTCGACGGTCTCGCGGTCGAACCGGGCGGCCTCGTTGCGCGCACGGAGCTCGGCGAGCTCGCGTTCGTTCTCGATGCGCCGCTCCTCGGCGGTCCGATTCGCGGCCGTTTCGCGCGCCGAAATGACTTCTTGCGCGGCGAGTTCGGCGAGCCGGGCGACCTGGTTCTGCTCGCTGCGGTACGGCTTCTGCAGGTTCTCCCACAACGTGGACGAGCTGACCACCGCCTCCTTGATCTGCACGGTGACGATCCGCAACCCCAGACCCCGGTCGCCGTGCCCGGTGCCCGACGTCTCCGCGGAGCCCTCGGCGACAGCGCGCAGCCGCGCGGTGAGCTCCTCGATGATGGGCTGCTTGTCGCTGAGGACGTCGCGCACCCCCATCGTGGACACCTTGTCCTTGATCGCGGCCTCGGCCTGCTCGCGCAGCTGAATATTGACCAGCCGCATGGGATCTTCCGGGTCGGAGAAATCCAGCTTGCGGTACGCGGTGCCGAAATCCTCGATGATCCATTGCACGTACCCCTGCACCAACACCCCTTGCAGCTCACTGCAGATGCAGTAGGCGTTGATCAGGATGGTCTGCATCGCACCCGGGACCACCAGGTACGAATCGGTGGCCGGATTGAACCCGAACGACACTCCCAGCCCGATATGCATCGGCTCGCTGCGACCCCGGCGGGTATGCACCACAAAGGCATTCGGCGGCACCAGCACCGTGCGCCACCGCCAGAAGCCGGTCACCCGCACCTCCACCGGACCGGTGCCCGCACCCGGCGGCGTGGCCACCACCCGATCGGCCCGCTTGGCCAGCGCCCCGCGCGGTGCGGGCCCGCCCGGCGCGGCCATCGGCGCGGCCGCGGCCGCGGGCTTGCGCGTGCGCAGATCATCTTCGAGCGCCGCGGACTGCGCCACCACCTGGTCGAGATACGTATTCTTGCCCGGATTGCTCCCCATGGCGGCACACTACCCGGCAAACAGCCCATGCCCCAGCGGATTTCACCGCTTCGCCGTACGGATCAGAGCCCCAGCGAGCGCACCAGGTCCAGCATCTCGGCGTGGAAGAGCTTGGCCGGGTCCTGCGATTGCGGGCGCAGGTGGCCGTAGATCTCCAGGGCGACGAGTCCGTGCATGCGGCCCCACATGCGCAGAGCGAGCGCGAGACCAGCCGGTGGCAGATCCGGAAACTCTTGGCGCACATGGTCGGCCAGGCCCTGATCGAAGTCGGACCACTCGGCGTCGCCGATGGTCTGGAACTTCGCGGCGCGGGGCCACGCCGCGGCCGCCAAGCCGACCAGGCCGTTGCAGGCACGCATCTCCGCCGCGCGGGCCGGGCCGCCGGGCGGCGGCTGATAGCCGAGGACCGGGTCGCCGTAGATCAGGCGGAAGCCGGCCGGGTTCTCGATGGCCCACTCGCGCACCGTGGTGCCCCACGCGATGACGCGGGCCGCCGGATCAGCCGCGGGGATGGCGTCGCGCGCGGCCTCCACGCGCTCCACCAAGGCGGTGTAGACGTCCGAGATGAGAGTGGTGATCAGATCATCGCGGGTGGCGAAGTAGCCGTAGAGCGCGCCGGCGGTCATGCCCATTTCGCGCGCGATCGCACGCAAAGTGATTGCGTCGGGCCCGCTTTCGGCAAGCAGGCGCAGGGCGATCGCCTTGATCTCGGCCGTCGCTTCGACCCGGAGACGTTCCCGTCGACTCTGCACCACGGTTGACACTCTACAGCGTTTCGCTAGTATCAGCCTTGCAAATACTGAACGCCGTGTAGTAAATGAACAGCATGCAGTACTAGGAGATTTCATGAAGATCGGAGTATTCGGCGCGACGGGTGTCATCGGCACCCGGGTCGTTGCTGAGGCACAGCGCCGCGGGCATCGGGTCACCGCGTTCGCTCGCGATTCGGCCCGGTTCCCGGCCGCCGCTACCGAAGCCGTCACCTGGCAGGTGGCGGATTGGCTCGACACCGACAGCATCACCGCCGCCATCACTGGACTGGATGTGGTGATCAGCGCTGTCAACGCGGGCCACGGCATCGAGGACACCATCGCCAAGGCCGAAAATTTTGTCGTCGGTGCGCGGGCCATGGTCGGCGCACTGGAACACCATCCCGAAATCCGGCTCATCGCCGTCGGTGGCGGCGGCAGCCTGGAGATCGCGCCTGGCCGCCAATTGGTTGACACGGGAGCGGAATTCACCCAGCTGCTCACCGAAGTGCTCGGTGTGCCCGCCGAATATCGCACGGTGGTGCTCGCGCTGCGCGACGCGCTGAACGTCTACCGTCTGTCCAACCGCAACTGGACGTACCTCAGCCCGTCCGCGGGACGGATCGACCCGGGCACGCGCACCGGGCGATACCGCCTCGGCGGTGATCAGATGCTGCCGGGCGAAGCGGATATCTCGGCGGAGGATCTCGCGGTCGCATTGGTCGACGAGGCCGAGCAGAACCGGTTCATCCAACGGCGGTTCACCGTGGCGGCAGCCTGAGGACCCACAAACGCCCGAAGGCCCCGATCCATTCGGATCGGGGCCTTCGGGTTATTACTTACTGAACTCAGGCGTTGCCGGAGAGCTTCTCCCGCAGTGCCGCCAGCTGCGCGTCGCTGGCCAGCGAACCGCCGGCCGACTCGGTGGAGCTGGACGAAGAGGAAGCAGCCTGCGAACCGCTCTCGGAGGAGTAGTTGCCCGCGGCGGTGCCGTTGGCAGCCTCGGCGGCGGCGTCGGCCGCCATCTTCTCCATCTGAGCGGTGTGCATCTTGTGGCGACGCTCGGCCTCGGCGTAGCGGCCTTCCCACTCTTCGCGCTGCTTGTCGAAGCCCTCGAGCCACTCGTTGGTGTCGGGATCGAAGCCCTCGGGGAAGATGTAGTTGCCCTGCTCGTCGTAGCTGTCGGCCATGCCGTACTTCGACGGGTCGAACTCGGCGTGGTAATCCTCGTTCGCCTGCTTCAGCGACAGCGAGATCCGGCGACGCTCCAGGTCGATGTCGATGACCTTGACCATCGCGTCGTCGCCGACGGCGACAACCTGGTCCGGGACCTCCACGTGGCGCTCGGCCAGCTCGGAGATGTGCACCAGGCCCTCGATGCCCTCTTCGACACGCACGAACGCACCGAACGGAACCAGCTTGGTGACCTTGCCCGGGACGATCTGGCCGATCGCGTGGGTGCGGGCGAACTGACGCCACGGATCTTCCTGAGTCGCCTTGAGCGACAGGGAGACACGCTCGCGGTCCAGGTCGACGTCGAGGACCTCGACGGTGACCTCGGTGCCGACCTCGACGACCTCGGACGGGTGGTCGATGTGCTTCCAGGACAGCTCGGAGACGTGCACCAGGCCGTCGACGCCGCCCAGGTCCACGAAGGCACCGAAGTTGACGATCGAGGAGACCACACCCTTGCGGACCTGGCCCTTCTGCAGCTGGTGCAGGAACTCGCTGCGGACCTCGGACTGGGTCTGCTCGAGCCACGCACGGCGGGACAGGACCACGTTGTTGCGGTTCTTGTCCAGCTCGATGATCTTGGCCTCGATCTCCTTGCCGACGTACGGCTGGAGGTCGCGGACACGACGCATCTCGACGAGGGAGGCCGGGAGGAAGCCACGCAGGCCGATGTCCAGGATCAGGCCGCCCTTGACGACCTCGATGACGGTGCCCTTGACGGCCTCGTCCTTCTCCTTGAGCTCCTCGATGGTGCCCCACGCACGCTCGTACTGCGCCCGCTTCTTCGACAGAATCAGGCGGCCTTCCTTGTCCTCCTTGGTGAGAACAAGCGCCTCGACCTCATCGCCCACGGAAACGACCTCGTTGGGGTCGACATCGTGCTTGATGGAGAGCTCGCGGGAGGGGATGACGCCTTCGGTCTTGTAACCGATGTCGAGCAGGACCTCGTCGCGGTCGACCTTGACGATGGTTCCTTCGACGATGTCGCCGTCGTTGAAGTACTTGATCGTGGCGTCGATGGCGGCGAGGAAATCCTCGGCAGAGCCGATGTCATTGACGGCTACCTGCGGCGAGGTGACGGTGGTGGGCATATGTCGGTTTGCTCCGGACGGATTGTGGTCGGTTGCGGACATTGGAACTTTCGGTACGCTGCGTTCTCACCGCGACGATGCGACGACGGACACAAAGGAACGTACCGCAAACCCCACTCGTGAAACTCAGCACGGGCGCTCTGTTACTCAGTACTCTGTAACCGTCGGTGGATCGTTACTTCCGGACTGGCACACAGCAAGACACAAGGCACTCGCGACGTTCAGCGTACGCGACCTTGATGGGCGCGGGCAAACCGGCGCCCGCGCCACACCGCGATATGGTGACGGCGTGTCGGAAGATCGCCATGCGCAAGCAAACGCACTGCTAGGAACCACCGGAACCACGCGTACCCGAATCGGCTCGGCCGACAGTCAGCGGGCCAGCCGCCGATGGTGGGACGCCGACGCCGACCAGTACCACCAGACCCACGCCGACTTCCTCGGCGTCGACTCCCCCGGCGGCGAGTTCGTCTGGTGCCCGGAGGGGTTACACGAGGGGGACATGCGGTTGCTCGGCGAGATCGCGGGCAAGCGAATCCTGGAAATCGGCTGCGGCTCGGCGCCGTGTTCGCGGTGGCTGGCCGGTCAGGGCGCCTACCCCGTCGGACTGGATCTCTCGGCCAAGATGCTCGGGCGCGGTGTGGCCGCCATGGCGGCGGGCGGGCCCCGCGTCCCGCTGGTGCAGGCGGGGGCCGAGGCGCTGCCTTTCGCGGGCGAGTCCTTCGATCTGGCCTGTTCCGCCTTCGGCGCGGTCCCCTTCGTCGCCGACTCCGCGCAGGTGATGCGCGAGGTCGCTCGCGTGCTGCGCCCCGGCGGCCGCTGGGTGTTCTCCGTCAATCATCCGATCCGCTGGATCTTCCCCGACGATCCCGGCTCCGCGGGCCTCACCGCGACCATCCCCTATTTCGACCGCAGCCCTTATGTAGAGGTCGACGCGGACGGCGAACCCACCTACGTCGAGCACCACCGCACCATCGGCGACCGCGTCCGCGAGATCGTCGCGGCGGGGCTGACGGTCACCGACATCATCGAACCCGACTGGCCGGAGTGGCTCGAGCGGGAGTGGGGTCAGTGGAGTCCGCTGCGCGGCGAACTCTTCCCCGGCACCGCCATCTTCGTCACCGAGAAACCGGCGGCCTGAGCACGGCCGCCGGGCAACTTCATCGTTCGGATTTCGGTCCGCGCCCGGCCTGTTTCAGGGCTAGGCGCAGGGCGTATTCGATTTGGGCGTTGATGCTGCGGAGGTCGTCGGCCGCCCACTTGGCCAGGGCTTCGTGAACGGCCGGGTCGAGCCGCAGCAACAGCTTCTTGCGTTCGGCGGGCATCAGCCGGCCTCTTAGTTGTAGAGGGTGCCGGTATTGACGACAGGCTGGGTGGCTCGGTCGCTGCACAGCACCACCAGCAGGTTGGACACCATGGCCGCCTTTCGCTCTTCGTCGAGTTCGACCAGGCCCTGCTCGGCGAGCCGATCGAGGGCGAGGCCGACCATGCCGACAGCGCCCTCGACGATACGAGCACGAGCGGCGACCACCTGGTTGGCCTGCTGACGGACCAGCATGGCCTGGGCGATCTCCGGCGCGTAGGCGAGGTGGGTGATGCGCGCTTCCAGGACCTCGATGCCGGCCAGTTCGGTGCGGTCACGCAGTTCGACGGTGAGTTCCTCGGCGACCTCCGCGCCGTCGCGCAGGCTGGTGCGGGCGTCGTCGTGCGCGTCGTAGGGATGCGTGGTGGCGAGGTGACGCACGGCGGCCTCGGACTGGGTCTCGACGTACTCCTCGTAGTCGTCGACCGCGAACGCGGCCTTGAAGCTGTCGAAGACGCGGTAGACGACCACGGCGGCGATCTCGACGGGATTGCCGTCGGCGTCGTTGACCTTCAGCTTCTGGGTCTCGAAGTTACGCACGCGCAGCGTGATGCTCTTGCGATCGGTGAGCGGGACGGTGGAGTAGAAGCCGGGTTCGCTGATCGAGCCGATGTAGCGGCCGAAGAACTGCACCACCTTGGCTTCGTTCGGATTCACGATGGTGAGGCCGGTAGCGAGCAGCAACAGCACCGCGACCACGACGCAGGCCGCGATCGCCGCGATGAGCGCGGGCGGGTTCCCGTCCCCGGCGGCGATGAACCCGAACACGGCCACACCGCCGAAGAAGAGGGTGAGCACCAACCAGCCCAACAGCACCAGAAAGCCGTTGACGTGGAATGCGGACCTGAGCTTCATGACATCCTCCGAGTATCAAAGTGATATCACGAAGATAGCACAGCTCCGCTCCTCGAAAACAGCCTTCGACTTTCAGATGTGCCGCGGCGGGGCCAGGTCCGGCGGTTCGTGCAGGGCGCCGGATGTCGCCGGATCCCTCGGCGAAGTACGTTGCGCGGCAATGATTTCGCGTGCGTGCGCGATGGGTGTGCGGCCGTGCGCGCGGGCCAGCCGGAGCAAACGTTCCCGCGCCTGCTCGATATCGGACTCGAAGTATTCCGCCAGGATGCCGACCGCGATCGAGACCACGGTGGTGCCCCCGAGGACGGCGGCCATGGTTTCGGCGGCGCCGGCCCGGCGGCTCTCAGCCGCCCCCGAGGACAGCGCCACCGCCGCCAAGTCGGCGAGGATCTGCCCGAAATCGTTGGGCCGCAAGTCTCCCCACGGCTCCTCGGTGTGCACCACCAGCGAACCCAGCGGCGTATCGAAGGCCTGCACCGGGAACGCTCGGACGCCGTGCAACCCCGCCGCCAGCGCCCGCTGCCGGTACCGCGTCCAGCGGGGGTTCTCCTCGGCCGCGATGTCGCCGATCATGGTCACCGCGCCGTCGCGGGCACTACTCGGACCGGGTCCGGTGCTGTGCAGCAGCGGGTCGGCCGGACCGCCCCCGCGCACGGACTCCGCGACGAGATGGACCGCCGGTTCGCCGGCGCCGCGCCGATCGAGCAACACCACGACCGCCGAGTACGCCTCGAATCCCGCACGGGCGTGCCGGGCGACCGACTGCAGCATCGTGAGCACATCGAAATCGGTCGTCAGGGTCGCGGTCAGCTCCGCGACCGCGATCCGGGTCAGTGCGGTGTTGGTCATCCGTGCCCCTCGATGCTGTCGCGCTGGTCTCGCAAGGACAATCGCCGAGCGACAATATCCGCCGCTACCTCGACGATCGAACGACCCTGCGCATAGGAGTAGGCCCGCAACCGGTCCAGCCCCTCTTCGGCCGAGACGCCGAGTTGCACAGCCACCATGCCCGAAGCGACATACACCTCGGAGCGGGAGAACGATCCGGGCTCTTCGAAGCCCGGCTCCCGCAATTCCGAAAGCGCCACCGCGGATTCGACGCCGCCCGCGGCCAGCACCCGCTCGTGCCAGTTGG from Nocardia goodfellowii carries:
- a CDS encoding SPFH domain-containing protein, producing MGSNPGKNTYLDQVVAQSAALEDDLRTRKPAAAAAPMAAPGGPAPRGALAKRADRVVATPPGAGTGPVEVRVTGFWRWRTVLVPPNAFVVHTRRGRSEPMHIGLGVSFGFNPATDSYLVVPGAMQTILINAYCICSELQGVLVQGYVQWIIEDFGTAYRKLDFSDPEDPMRLVNIQLREQAEAAIKDKVSTMGVRDVLSDKQPIIEELTARLRAVAEGSAETSGTGHGDRGLGLRIVTVQIKEAVVSSSTLWENLQKPYRSEQNQVARLAELAAQEVISARETAANRTAEERRIENERELAELRARNEAARFDRETVEQLRRTTREHDDQRAIADLAQETALHALRLEREQHDQKVENLRRRLELQSQELDGKLAGAAAESQARHNAELLALERERVRVDTANTQNAANLQARLVDGLPDIVAKLPKPAELKSYQIGGDFSTVSALLTQIGAVVESWSAAKGSEPNGTNTSAG
- a CDS encoding TetR/AcrR family transcriptional regulator; the protein is MVQSRRERLRVEATAEIKAIALRLLAESGPDAITLRAIAREMGMTAGALYGYFATRDDLITTLISDVYTALVERVEAARDAIPAADPAARVIAWGTTVREWAIENPAGFRLIYGDPVLGYQPPPGGPARAAEMRACNGLVGLAAAAWPRAAKFQTIGDAEWSDFDQGLADHVRQEFPDLPPAGLALALRMWGRMHGLVALEIYGHLRPQSQDPAKLFHAEMLDLVRSLGL
- a CDS encoding NAD(P)-dependent oxidoreductase, with amino-acid sequence MKIGVFGATGVIGTRVVAEAQRRGHRVTAFARDSARFPAAATEAVTWQVADWLDTDSITAAITGLDVVISAVNAGHGIEDTIAKAENFVVGARAMVGALEHHPEIRLIAVGGGGSLEIAPGRQLVDTGAEFTQLLTEVLGVPAEYRTVVLALRDALNVYRLSNRNWTYLSPSAGRIDPGTRTGRYRLGGDQMLPGEADISAEDLAVALVDEAEQNRFIQRRFTVAAA
- the rpsA gene encoding 30S ribosomal protein S1, coding for MPTTVTSPQVAVNDIGSAEDFLAAIDATIKYFNDGDIVEGTIVKVDRDEVLLDIGYKTEGVIPSRELSIKHDVDPNEVVSVGDEVEALVLTKEDKEGRLILSKKRAQYERAWGTIEELKEKDEAVKGTVIEVVKGGLILDIGLRGFLPASLVEMRRVRDLQPYVGKEIEAKIIELDKNRNNVVLSRRAWLEQTQSEVRSEFLHQLQKGQVRKGVVSSIVNFGAFVDLGGVDGLVHVSELSWKHIDHPSEVVEVGTEVTVEVLDVDLDRERVSLSLKATQEDPWRQFARTHAIGQIVPGKVTKLVPFGAFVRVEEGIEGLVHISELAERHVEVPDQVVAVGDDAMVKVIDIDLERRRISLSLKQANEDYHAEFDPSKYGMADSYDEQGNYIFPEGFDPDTNEWLEGFDKQREEWEGRYAEAERRHKMHTAQMEKMAADAAAEAANGTAAGNYSSESGSQAASSSSSSTESAGGSLASDAQLAALREKLSGNA
- a CDS encoding class I SAM-dependent methyltransferase, giving the protein MSEDRHAQANALLGTTGTTRTRIGSADSQRASRRWWDADADQYHQTHADFLGVDSPGGEFVWCPEGLHEGDMRLLGEIAGKRILEIGCGSAPCSRWLAGQGAYPVGLDLSAKMLGRGVAAMAAGGPRVPLVQAGAEALPFAGESFDLACSAFGAVPFVADSAQVMREVARVLRPGGRWVFSVNHPIRWIFPDDPGSAGLTATIPYFDRSPYVEVDADGEPTYVEHHRTIGDRVREIVAAGLTVTDIIEPDWPEWLEREWGQWSPLRGELFPGTAIFVTEKPAA
- a CDS encoding toxin-antitoxin system HicB family antitoxin; its protein translation is MPAERKKLLLRLDPAVHEALAKWAADDLRSINAQIEYALRLALKQAGRGPKSER
- a CDS encoding SPFH domain-containing protein, which produces MKLRSAFHVNGFLVLLGWLVLTLFFGGVAVFGFIAAGDGNPPALIAAIAACVVVAVLLLLATGLTIVNPNEAKVVQFFGRYIGSISEPGFYSTVPLTDRKSITLRVRNFETQKLKVNDADGNPVEIAAVVVYRVFDSFKAAFAVDDYEEYVETQSEAAVRHLATTHPYDAHDDARTSLRDGAEVAEELTVELRDRTELAGIEVLEARITHLAYAPEIAQAMLVRQQANQVVAARARIVEGAVGMVGLALDRLAEQGLVELDEERKAAMVSNLLVVLCSDRATQPVVNTGTLYN
- a CDS encoding GAF domain-containing protein, producing MTNTALTRIAVAELTATLTTDFDVLTMLQSVARHARAGFEAYSAVVVLLDRRGAGEPAVHLVAESVRGGGPADPLLHSTGPGPSSARDGAVTMIGDIAAEENPRWTRYRQRALAAGLHGVRAFPVQAFDTPLGSLVVHTEEPWGDLRPNDFGQILADLAAVALSSGAAESRRAGAAETMAAVLGGTTVVSIAVGILAEYFESDIEQARERLLRLARAHGRTPIAHAREIIAAQRTSPRDPATSGALHEPPDLAPPRHI